In Enterobacter pseudoroggenkampii, the DNA window GGACGTCCTCACGTGATGCAGGCATGGGGATGTCATTTACGGGCGTGACCTATTATGACGGCATCGGCTTCCTGACCCACAATAAAGCAGGCCTGAAAAGCGCCAAAGAGCTGGATGGCGCCACCGTTTGTATTCAGGCGGGCACCGATACCGAGCTGAACGTCGCCGATTATTTCAAAGCAAACAACATGAAATACACCCCAGTGACATTCGACCGCTCGGATGAGTCGGCCAAAGCGCTGGAGTCCGGCCGTTGCGACACGCTGGCCTCTGACCAGTCACAGCTGTATGCCTTACGTATTAAGCTGAGCAACCCGGCAGAATGGATTGTTCTGCCTGAAGTGATCTCCAAAGAACCTCTCGGACCGGTCGTACGTCGTGGCGATGAAGACTGGTTCTCCATTGTTCGCTGGACGCTGTTCGCCATGCTGAACGCAGAAGAGATGGGCATCAACTCGAAAAACGTTGATGAGAAAGCCGCTAAGCCATCCAACCCGGATATGGCACACCTGCTCGGTACAGAAGGTGATTTCGGCAAGGATCTGAAGCTGGATAACAAGTGGGCCTACAACATCATCAAACAGGTGGGCAACTACTCTGAGATCTTTGAGCGCAACGTGGGATCGGAAAGCCCGCTGAAGATCAAACGCGGCCAGAACAATCTCTGGAACAACGGCGGTATTCAGTACGCGCCACCAGTACGTTAAGTCATAGCTGTAACGGGCACTGCTCAGGCAGTGCCCACTCCAGAGTCATGGTTACTGAGGTTTCTTTATGTCCCATCGCCGCTCAGCCGTAAAAGGATCGCTATCCTTTTCTCATCCCGCGGTCCGCGCCTGG includes these proteins:
- a CDS encoding amino acid ABC transporter substrate-binding protein, encoding MKKTMIASLAAAGMLFAVAGQAHAGTTLDAVKKKGFVQCGISDGLPGFSYADANGKFTGIDVDVCRGVAAAVFGDDSKVKYTPLTAKERFTALQSGEVDMLSRNTTWTSSRDAGMGMSFTGVTYYDGIGFLTHNKAGLKSAKELDGATVCIQAGTDTELNVADYFKANNMKYTPVTFDRSDESAKALESGRCDTLASDQSQLYALRIKLSNPAEWIVLPEVISKEPLGPVVRRGDEDWFSIVRWTLFAMLNAEEMGINSKNVDEKAAKPSNPDMAHLLGTEGDFGKDLKLDNKWAYNIIKQVGNYSEIFERNVGSESPLKIKRGQNNLWNNGGIQYAPPVR